ACGCTTGGTATGTGGCCGGACTGGTCTTTAGCTGGCTAAAGCGGAAGGGGGGACTTACCGCAATAGCAAAGATAAACCAAGCTAAAGCGAACACCCTTTACAGCTTTATTGACAGTAACGACTTTTACTACAATCCGGTAGAGCGGGCTTTCCGCTCTCGCATGAACGTGCCTTTTATTTTGTCCGAGCAGCAGCTTGATGAAATTTTTCTGGAGCAGGCAAAAAAAGCGGGGTTGACTAATCTGAAGGGGCACCGTTCAGTGGGAGGAATGCGGGCAAGCATTTACAATGCTATGTCCCAGGAAGGGGTTGAGACTCTGGTGGAGTTTATGAAAGAGTTTGAACGTACCCGGGCATGAAATTAATGTTTATAAGCTAAGCTCACTATCCATTTTTGCTTAAGAAGGATGGGGAAGAGCCGCATTATTGTCTTATTGATTAAACCAGGGGGTGACGGATAGCTGCATGTATAAGATACTCACATTAAACAATATTTCTATCGTAGGGTTGGATCGCTTGCCTCGGGATAAGTATGAGGTAGCCTCCGAGATTCAGCATCCAGATGCAATTCTCGTGCGATCACATAATATGCATGAGATGGCTATTCCACCCACACTCAAGGCGGTGGGGCGCGCTGGCGCTGGAGTCAACAATATTCCGGTAGCACGCTTGAGCGAAGGGGGGGTGGCCGTGTTTAACGCTCCCGGTGCCAATGCCAATGCAGTCAAGGAAGCTGTGCTAGCAGGTCTGTTGGTATCTGCCCGTAATATTTGTCAAGCTTGGGAGGCTGCCCGCACTTTGACTGGCACCGATAAGGAGATTCACCGGGAAGTTGAGGCTCAGAAGAAGCGTTTTGTAGGCGTTGAGCTGCCTGGGCGGACCTTGGGGGTTGTTGGCCTCGGATCTATTGGCGTTCAGGTGGCTAATGCCGCCTTAGCGCTTGGTATGCGGGTGGTAGGGTATGATCCTCAGATCACGGTACAGCGTGCCTGGGCCCTCTCTGCACAGGTTGAGCAGGCGACTAACCTGGACCATTTATTGTCCCAGGCTGATTTTTTATCCCTGCATGTTCCATTGCTGGAGGCTACCCGAGGTTTGATTAACCGGGAACGGTTAAGAAATATAAAGCCAGAGGCAAGACTTCTCAATTTTGCGCGGGCGGAAATTGTTGACGAGGACGCTGTGGTGGATGCTATAGAAGAAGGTAAGATCGCGGCTTATATTTGCGACTTTCCTAGCAATCGCTTAAAAGGGCATCCCCAAGTGATTGCCTTGCCCCACCTTGGCGCATCTACTTATGAGGCGGAAGAAAATTGCGCAGTGATGGTGGTGGAGCAGATTCGCGAGTTTCTGGAAAATGGTAATGTGCAAAACTCGGTGAATTTTCCAGATGCCGTGCTGCCTCGTACTGACAGCTGGCGGCTTGCGATTGCCAATGCCAATGTCCCTACCATGGTCGCTCAAATTTCTACTCACTTGGCTGAAGCGGGCTTGAATATTATCGATATGCTGAATAAGTCCCAGAATGATTTAGCTTACACGCTCGTGGATGTGGATCGTCCTATTCCTAAGTATCTAGTGGATGGAATCAGCGCTGTTCAGGGAATGTTATCGGTACGGGCCTTGTGATTACGAGGGTATTTTGAGCAGGGCTCATTTTATTTTGTAATGGACGATAGCCACCAATTACAGGAAATTCGGGCGCGTATAGACGCTTTGGATGAACAGCTTCAATGTCTCATCAATGAACGCGCCGAGCTTGCCCGCCAAACGGCGCAGATAAAACAAGCAGCTGGCTTGGGGGAAAATTGTTTTCGCCCGGAGCGGGAAGCTGAAATTTTGCGACGGGTTATCGCACGCAACCAGGGACCACTCAGTGGGCAAGAAATGGCCCGCTTATTTCGGGAGATTATGTCGGCCTGTCTGGCCCTTGAAACGCCCCTGGTGATTGCTTATTTAGGTCCAGAGGGAACCTTTACCGAGGCTGCAGCGCTTAAGCATTTTGGCCATTCAGTGAAAACCCAACCGCTTATGGCCATTGATGAGGTTTTCCGTGAAGTGGAGGCAGGTACAGCCTACTATGGGGTCGTCCCGGTAGAAAACTCCACCGAAGGAGCCGTGACCCACACCTTAGATCGGTTTTTAGTCTCGCCCTTACAGATTTGTGGTGAAGTGGAGTTGCGCATCCACCATCATTTGCTTAGCAGAAACCAAACCATTGCCGAAGTAAACCGGTTATATGCCCATCAGCAAACATTGGCACAATGCCGAGAGTGGTTAGATGCTCACCTGGCAGGATGTGAGCGCATTCCAGTAAGCAGCAATGGGGAAGCGGCGCGGCGGGCTGGGGATGAATCCGATTGTGCCGCTATTGCGAGTGACCGGGCCCGTGAAATTTATGGGCTTCACGCTTTAGCGACCAATATTGAGGATGAGCCTGGCAATACCACCCGTTTCCTTGTAATTGGCTCCCAAGCCGTGGTTGCTAGCGGGAATGACAAAACGTCGTTGCTAGTCTCAGGTCCGAATCGCTCCGGCTTGCTGTATGATCTGCTGTCTCCCTTGGCAGAGTATGGCATTAGCATGACCCGGTTGGAGTCCCGTCCCTCACGGCGCCAACTTTGGGAATATGTGTTTTTTATTGATGTTGAAGGACATATAGACGATTCTAATCTAACTACCGCGCTGGCTACTCTCAAAGAGCGGGCCTCCTTTCTCAAATTATTAGGCTCTTATCCACGGGCGGTAATATAAAAAGGTACCATGATAAATGGCTGAAAGCTTATTTTATCAGCTTGCGGCGGCAGGGGTGCAAGGACTAACCCCCTACCAGCCTGGAAAACCTATTGAGGAATTGGAGCGGGAGTATGGGGTGCGGGGTGCGGTTAAGCTGGCCTCTAACGAAAATCCTCTAGGCCCCAGTCCCATGGCAATAGATGCGATTTACGGGGTGCTTGGAGAAAGCGGCCGTTATCCTGATGGGAATGGCTTTGCGCTTAAAACTGCTCTTTCTCAATGCTTAGGCATTCCCGCGAATCAGATTACGCTGGGTAATGGCTCCAGCGATTTGCTGGAGTTTGCGGCTCGGGTGCTAATTTCGCCTGAACATGAAGTGATTTATTCTCAGTATTGTTTCGCTCTCTATCCTTTACTGATCCAGATTTTGGGAGCTAAGGGCCACGCCGTGCCGGCGAAGGGTTTTGGCCACGATCTGGAGGCCATGGTTAAAGCGGTGAATAGCCAGACCCGGCTGGTTTATATCGCTAATCCCAATAATCCTACGGGTACTTGGTTGCACTCTGATGAGCTAGAAGCTTTTTTGGCCGCTCTGCCAGAGCACGTTTTGGTGGTATTGGATGAGGCTTATTACGAGTATGTGAACGAGGCTCAATACCCTTATTCTCTGGCCTGGATGAGTCGTTATCCTAATCTGATGATCACTCGCACCTTCTCTAAAATTTATGGCTTGGCCGGTTTACGCATAGGTTATGGGGTGTCCCATCCAGATTTAGCGGATTTGATGAATAGAGTTCGCCCTCCCTTTAACGTCAATAGCTTAGCTTTGGCTGCAGCCACGGCTGCTTTGCAGGATCACGACCATTTACAGCGTAGTCGAAAGGTAAATCAGGCGGGAATGGCGCAGTTAACGATGGCTTTTACTGCCTTGGGCTTGGATTATATTCCTTCGGTAGCCAACTTTGTGACTGTCGATGTGAAGCAATCGGGTGACAAGGTTTATGAGAATTTGTTGCGGCATGGTGTGATTGTAAGACCAATGACGGGATATGGGCTACCAAGGCACGTGCGGGTTACCGTGGGAAGGGAGGAAGAAAATGCGCGTTTTATTCAGGTCCTTGAAACTGTTCTCGAGGAATTTAGGTGATCCGGCGTCTCTGCATCCTTGGAGTAGGGTTGATTGGGGGCTCTTTGGCGCTGGCTCTAAAGCAGGCTAAAGGAGTAGGCGAAGTTGTCGGTTATGAAAGAGACCCCATTGCTAGGGACAAGGCCCTTTCTTTGGGAATCATCGACCGTGCTGAGCTTGATCTTGCGGAAGCGCTTCGGGGAGCTGACGTGGTGGTTTTGGCCGTGCCGCTTGGAGCTATGGAAGAACTATTGCAGGCAATGGCGCCTAGTTTGAAACCAGGGATGGTGGTGACCGATGTGGGGAGCGTCAAGGGAAGTGTGGTTGCCTCTGCACGGGCTAAGTTGGGGGAGTACATTGTAGATTTTGTACCGGGCCACCCTATCGCTGGGACAGAAAGAAATGGCCCGGAAGCCGCTTTTGCTGATTTATTTTGCCTCCATAAGGTACTTCTTACACCTTTGCCTGAAAGTCGCGCCGTGGCCGTGCGGATGGTAAGAATGATGTGGCATCAGGTGGGAGCTGAGGTAATAGAAACCAGTATTTCTCATCATGATCGAATGTTGGCGGGAACCAGCCATCTTCCCCATATATTGGCGTATACTTTAATAGATATGCTGGCTAAGTTAGGGGAAACGCAAGAGGCGTTGCAGTTCGCTGCAGGAGGATTCCGGGATTTCTCTCGTATCGCCTCGAGCGATCCTAGCGTGTGGCGGGACATCTGTCTTGCTAATAAGGAACCCTTGCTGGCGCTTCTGGAGCGATTCAGGACCGAACTTCACGGTATAGGCGAGGCTATTCATCGCGGTGATGGAGCAAAACTTGCGGAAATTTTCGCTCGGGCCAAGGCCGTTCGGGATACACATTATAAGCGTTAACTGGAAATAGTGTAGGGGGTAGGGAGAATAGCATGCAGCCTATCGAAGAAGTATCGCAAGATACGATGGCTTTTGTGGTGGCGCCGGGGGGGGCGCTGAGGGGTCGGTTACGGGTTCCCGGGGATAAGTCTATCTCCCATCGGGCTATTATCTTGGGCGCGTTGGCCGAGGGTATTACCCAGATCACTGGGTTTTTGGAGGGAGAAGATACTCTGGCAACGTTGCAGGCCTTTCGGGATCTCGGGGTAAGCATTGAGGGACCTGAGGGAGGACGGGTAAAAATACATGGTGTAAGTCTACAGGGTTTACGGGCGCCGGAAAAACCCCTTTATTTAGGTAACTCAGGAACATCAGTGCGATTACTCGCCGGTCTTTTCGCCGGCCAATCCTTTGATGTCATACTTAGGGGCGATGAGTCTCTCTCTCGCCGTCCCATGCGGCGAGTCTGTGACCCCTTAGCCCGAATGGGCGCTTTTATCGAGACGACGGCTCAAGGTACTCCCCCCCTACACATTCATGGCGGACAGTCACTGTATGGTATTGAATATGCGATGCCGATGGCCAGCGCCCAAGTCAAATCCAGCCTGTTATTGGCGGGACTTTATGCATCGGGACGAACCTGTGTGGTTGAGCCTGCTCCGACAAGGGATCACTCTGAGCGTATGCTGGCCGGTTTTGGCTACCCCGTAGAGCGAGAGGGTGCAAAAGTTTGTATCCAAGGGGGGGGAACGTTGCATGGTACTGTGGTTGAGATCCCTGCAGATATTTCTTCGGCGGCCTTTTTTATGGTGGGAGCCGCGATTGGTAAGGGTTCGGATATTTTATTGGAGCATGTCGGTATCAATCCGACCCGGACAGGAATTATTGATATTCTCCGGCGTATGGGAGCAGAAATTGAAATAAGAGAAACAGGTGTAGTTGGCGGCGAACCGGTAGCAGCGATACGGGTCCGAGCTAGCCGGTTGCATGGGATTAATATTCCTGAAGACCTGGTTCCGTTGGCGATAGATGAATTCCCGGCCCTATTTATAGCCGCGGCTTGTGCCGAAGGCGAGACGGTATTGGCTGGAGCTGGAGAGCTGAGGGTTAAAGAAAGTGACCGTATCCAGGTGATGGCTGATGGTTTGCAAGCTTTGGGAATTTCTGCTCAGCCCACGGCGGATGGAATTATTATCCAAGGGGGAGAATTGCAAGGGGGAGAGGTCCATAGTCACGGCGATCACCGATGCGCCATGGCCTTTGCCATGGCTTCCCTAGTTGCCAAGGGCCCTATTATTATTCGTGATTGCGCCAATGTGGCCACTTCTTTTCCGGGTTTTTTGGAGTTAGCTTGTGGTGCTGGTTTAGCAATTCGCCATGGAAAATAGATAAATAGATTAGGTATTCAATTTTCATGTCACCTTATAAACTCATAGTTTTCGATTGGGACGGAACTTTAATGGATTCGGAAGCGCGTATTGTGGCGAGTATGCGTTCTGCGATTCATGATCTTAGCTTCCCTTTTCGGGAAGACGCGCAGCTGCGTAATGTGATTGGCCTGGGCTTGCCAGAAGCTTTGGCTATGCTTTATCCAGAGGGGGATAAAGTGATGAAAAATGCTTTGGTTGAGCGCTATCGTCATTATTATTTGAGTGCCGATTTAACCCCTAGCCAGCTCTTTGAGGGAGTTGAGGAATTATTAGGAAAATTGCACGAGCAGGGTTATTTAATGGCTATTGCTACGGGTAAGGGGCGTAGCGGCTTGGATCGGGTATTACCGGAGGTAGGTGTTGCCCACTATTTTTGCACCAGCCGCTGCGCCGATGAGACGGCCTCGAAGCCTAACCCCCGCATGCTATTGGAGATTATGGCGCAAACCCAGGCTAGGCCTGAAGAGACCCTGATGGTTGGCGACACCGAATATGACCTGCTGATGGCCAAATACGCGGGAACCGATGCTTTAGCGGTAAGCTATGGCGTACATGAAAAAACCCGCCTGCAACAATGTGGCCCTATTGGCTGCGTTGATTCAGTCACAGCTTTAGAGGGTTGGTTGTCAGCAGGACCAGCTTACGCTGCGCGTAATGCAAGCTGTCGGCACGGCTAAAGACGGCTGTTGTAATGGCGATCGCCACCCCTTTCTTCCATGGCGTTTCGTTTAATGATAAGGGGGTAATGGGGATGAGTAAAGAAATCCCCGTGATTACGGTGGATGGGCCTAGTGGTTCAGGGAAAGGCACCTTAGCACAGCAGTTGGCACAGCACTTGGAATGGCACTACTTAGACAGTGGTGCGATGTATCGGGTATTGGCTCTGGCAGCGGATAAACATGGCATTGCGCCAAATGCTCCTAAGCAGTTAGAAACTTTGGCCCAGAATCTAGATGTCCGATTTATATCGGGTCTAGAGGGCATGCCAGCACGAGTGTTTCTAGAGGGCTCAGAAGTGAGTGATTCTATCCGTAGAGAAGAATGTGGTAATGCTGCTTCAAAGATTGCTGCTTTGGCTGAGGTACGGGGGGCCTTGTTGATGCGACAGCGGGCTTTTCGCAAAGCACCAGGATTAGTTACTGATGGGCGAGATATGGGAACAGTGGTGTTTCCAGAGGCGGACTTAAAAATTTTTCTTACTGCCAGTCCATATGAGCGGGCGCGAAGGCGTTATAAGCAGTTGAAGGAAAAAGGCATAGGTGCTAATCTAAAAAATTTAGAGAAAGAAATCGCTGAACGGGATAGGCGCGATTGCGAACGTAATATTGCTCCGCTCAAATCGGCTGATGATGCTATAATACTAGATTCTACAAACCTTGCTATTAAGGAAGTATTTCAGCAAGTGTTACCATGGTTGTCAGGAAAAAATACGTAATTTTAGGGTAGTTCGTGGCATTAAATGCCACGGGCCAAGATTAAACAGTGGCTCCGTAAGTTGTGGAGTATTTAGCTGGTTGGCATGGGTATCCGCTAACCAAGGGTTTTGGTGAATCAATGGGCGAAAGCTTTGCAGAGTTGTTTGAGGAAAGCCAGGCGGATATGCCGATGGCGCCAGGTTCTATTGTAACGGGCACCGTCATGGAAATTCGTTCCGACGTTGTGATTGTCAACGCCGGATTTAAGTCCGAGGGAGTGATCTCTGCGGAACAGTTCCGTGATGAAAAGGGAAATTTGAATATCTCTGAGGGTGATTTAGTCGAAGTCGCTCTGGAAGCCATTGAGGATGGTTTTGGCGAGACTCGTCTTTCCCGCCAGAAGGCCAAGGAAGCTCGGGTTTGGAATGATCTTGAAGGAGCCTTTGAGGCAGGCGAAACCATTACCGGCGTGTTGACTGGCAAGGTCAAAGGCGGTTTTACAGTGGATTTAAATGGGGTTCGTGCGTTTCTACCGGGCTCATTGGTAGATGCCCGCCCCGTGCGAGACACTGCCTATCTTGAGAGTAAAGAACTTGAATTTAAACTCATCAAGCTGGATCGTCGGCGCAACAATATAGTGGTTTCACGCCGTGCAGTTATGGAAGCCGAGTACAGTGCAGAGCGAGAGGCGCTCTTATCTAGTTTAGAGGAAGGAAAGACGGTGAAGGGCGTCGTCAAAAATCTTACTGATTATGGCGCCTTCGTGGACTTGGGAGGGTTAGATGGATTGCTCCACATCACGGATATGTCGTGGAAACGAATCAAGCATCCTTCCGAAGTAGTGAATATTGGCGATGACATTACCGTTCAGGTGCTCAAATTCGATAGAGAGCGCCAGCGCGTCTCTCTCGGGCTGAAGCAAATGGGAGAAGATCCCTGGAAAGATTTGGCGCGGCGTTATCTTGACGGTACTCGCCTCTTTGGTAAGGTAACGAATGTTACCGACTATGGTTGTTTTGTGGAGATTGAAGAAGGGGTAGAGGGTTTGGTTCATATGTCAGAGATGGACTGGACCAATAAAAATATCCACCCCTCGAAGATGGTTCAAGTTGGTGAGGAAGTTGAGGTGATGGTGCTTGATATTGATGAGGAGCGCCGTCGTATTTCCCTAGGAATGAAGCAATGCCTACCTAATCCATGGGAAGAGTTTGCCCATAGATATAATAAGGATGATCGCGTAGCTGGCGAGATTAAATCCATTACCGACTTTGGCATTTTTGTCGGCTTAGAGGGGGGCATTGATGGCCTGGTTCATTTATCGGATATTTCCTGGTCGGCTTCGGGCGAAGAGATAATCCGTGATTATAAGAAAGGCGATCAGGTTGAGGCGGTTGTTCTGGCCATTGATCCAGAGCGAGAGCGCATTTCTCTAGGAGTCAAGCAACTTGAGGACGATCCTTTCTCCAGCTATATTGCGACCTGCCCTAAAGGCAGCATAGTTAAGGGAATCGTCAAGGTGGTTGATACTAGAGGCGCGGTCATTGAGTTGGCTGAGGGTGTGGAAGGACATCTGCGCGCCTCAGAAATTGCTAGAGAGCGTATAGATGATGCCCGTACTTCCCTTAATGTGGGGGACTCAATAGAGGCCAAGTTCACTGGCATCGATCGTAAGAATCGTGTAATTACCCTCTCCGTTCGTGCTAAAGATGTAGAAGAAGAGGCGGAAGCTATTAAGGAGTACTCCGGAACGGGTGCGGAAGCTGCTTCGACTACACTGGGCGATATCCTCAAGGAGCAAATGGAAAGGCAAGAGGAAGAAGGCTAAAAACAATAGTTTTTTCTACTGAGGCTCAATGGGGGCGTGGCCCCCGAGCTTGTTGTGGTGTGCGGCTTTGGGAGTGCGTTGTTTGTTATGACCAAATCGGAATTGATAGAAAGGCTTGCCCAGCGTCAGGCGCTGCTGTCTTATCGCGATGTAGAGCTAGCAGTCAAAATGCTGCTAGAGGTGATGAGCCAGGCTTTAGCACAAGGTGAGCGTATCGAGATACGAGGGTTTGGGAGTTTTTCATTGCATTATCGCCCACCGCGGAGCGGACGCAACCCAAAGACGGGTGATGCCGTGCCATTGTCCTCTAAATATGTTCCACACTTCAAGCCTGGTAAAGAGCTGAGAGAACGAGTTGATCGTGGCGAATCTATTTAGGGTTCCTCGGCTGCTTTCTAACCCCGCTTTAATTGCTAATCATTTAGTGGGGCGTTCTAGCGAATGAAATTTAGCTTGGATGAGCGTACAGATGTTTATACAGTAAGCGCCTATGGCTCTGGGTATGTGGAGTTTAGGATACCTGTTTCTTCTGAAAAAGAGCCTGAACGCTTGCAAGGGGAGGGGTTAAAGGAAAATAGAGGTAGGCAAAAAATATGCCGAAATGTGGTAGTTTCGCCGGGGCGATTGCAGGAGTGGTCTCCTGCTTCCTTTTCTGAGTTAGAGAAGGCTCATTTTCAGGCATTTCTGGAGATGGAACCAGAGGTGGTAGTAGTTGGTACAGGCGAGCAATCACATTTCCTCTCTCCCCGTTTGATAGAGCCTTTGTTAAGGCACCAGATAGGGGTTGAATTTATGGATACCGCAGCTGCTTGCCGAACTTATAATATTCTTGTTGGTGAAGGCCGGCGAGTAGTAGCAGCGCTATTTATAATCAGGCAGCCCTAACTTTTGCCAGCAGCCTATTTAAATAAAATATCAACTGAAATGCCTTCTTTAGTCAGGATGCGGCGCAGCCGTTTGAGGGTTTCAAGCTGGATTTGGCGAACCCGTTCTCGGGTTACACCAATGGCTTGGCCTACTTGCTCCAAAGTTTGTGGCTCATAGCCTTGGAGGCCAAAGCGCCGAATGACGACTTCTCGTTGCTTGTCATTGAGTTGGCTTAGCCATAATTTAAGACGGGATTGCATATCATCGTTTTGTAGCAAAACGGTAGGATCGGGTGCGTCTTCATCAGGCAGAGCATCAAGCAAGGTCTTTTCTTGATTGTTTCGGTAGCCCGTATCCATGGAAGCAGTATTGTCTTTAAGGCTCCATACACGTTTAATTTCTTCGACGGGCTTATTTAACTGCTGAGCTAGTTCTTCAAAGCTGGGATCGTGCTCTAATTCTTGCGCTAGTTTATTCGCTACTCGCTGATAGCTCTTGATTTCCTTTACCACGTGAACAGGTAAGCGCACGGTACGCGTTTGATTCATGAGCGCCCGTTCAATAGTTTGCCGTATCCACCATGTGGCATAAGTGGAAAAGCGAAAACCCATCTCTGGATCAAATTTTTCCACAGCATGGATCAAGCCTAAATTCCCTTCCTCGATTAAATCGAGGAGCGCCAGACCTCTATTCATATAGCGCCTTGAAATTTTAACGACAAGTCGCAGATTGCTTTCAATCATGCGCTTACGCCCAGCAGGATTTCCTTTTTTAGCAAGGCGCGCATGGTAGACTTCCTCTTCCGCTGTCAGTAAAGGAGCACAGCCAATTTCACTTAGGTAGAGGTGCGTGGCGTCAAATTCATGATCACCCAGAGGCTGGCTTTCCCGCGTATTCTCAGGGTTGATGGATAGATGTTGGGGTTCTTCGTATTCCCGTAGCGCCGTTTCGGATTTGCTTATAGACAAAGTCTTTCCTCCCTTACTTAAGAAAACCATGTATGGCTTCCTAGGTATAGTACCCTCGGCGCTTAGTGGATTACATAAGGAGAATCCCTTACTGTAGAGAGACCCCTCTTATTTCTCTAAGTGTGGGAGCTTATCTTCAACTTCGCCGTTTTTTATGCGATCCCATTGGTCCGCATCTGCCGGGGGTTCTTTGCTTTCGGTAATGACCGGCCAGCTTTTTGCTAATTCAGCATTGATTCCCAAATATTTTTGATGTTCTTTAGGCACATCATCCTCAGAAAAAATGGCTTCAGCTGGACATTCCGGCTCGCATAATGTGCAATCGATACATTCATCTGGATCGATAACTAGAAAATTAGGGCCTTCATGAAAGCAATCAACGGGGCATACTTCAACACAGTCGGTATATTTGCATTTGATACAGTTTTCAGTTACTACGAACGTCATAAAAACTCTCTCCTGTCTAGCGCACGTTTCTCGTGCTTGCGTTCCGAGATTTGCTAAGTTAGCAAAGAATTTATAGGGTTGTTTGCGCTTAGCTATATCATTAACATTTTAATCCCAATTTCCGATCCTGACGAGAGTAAAATATTGGACAGCTTATTAGAGAGTTCAGGTATGATGTACCTAGGGTACAGTGTCTAGGGGGAGGAGGCATGCGAAGAATTTTTTATTTTTTTATTTTTATTGTTGTTTTTGTTCTAGGGCTCACCTTTGCGGGGCGCCACGCCGAGTCTGTCGCAATCGATTACCATTTCGGCCAGCTACATGTCCCATTATCTTTGCTTCTCGCCCTTATTTTGATGATAGGAACGATACTTGGCATACTTGTCAGCTTAATTACGATCATAAGGTTGAAGCGTGAAAACAGAAGGTTGCGCAAATCAATTAGGTGGGTTGAAAAAGAGAATGCCAACCTGCGGACGATTTCTCTTAAACATGGGCAAT
This sequence is a window from Nitrosococcus oceani ATCC 19707. Protein-coding genes within it:
- a CDS encoding 3-phosphoglycerate dehydrogenase family protein — translated: MYKILTLNNISIVGLDRLPRDKYEVASEIQHPDAILVRSHNMHEMAIPPTLKAVGRAGAGVNNIPVARLSEGGVAVFNAPGANANAVKEAVLAGLLVSARNICQAWEAARTLTGTDKEIHREVEAQKKRFVGVELPGRTLGVVGLGSIGVQVANAALALGMRVVGYDPQITVQRAWALSAQVEQATNLDHLLSQADFLSLHVPLLEATRGLINRERLRNIKPEARLLNFARAEIVDEDAVVDAIEEGKIAAYICDFPSNRLKGHPQVIALPHLGASTYEAEENCAVMVVEQIREFLENGNVQNSVNFPDAVLPRTDSWRLAIANANVPTMVAQISTHLAEAGLNIIDMLNKSQNDLAYTLVDVDRPIPKYLVDGISAVQGMLSVRAL
- the pheA gene encoding prephenate dehydratase, whose translation is MDDSHQLQEIRARIDALDEQLQCLINERAELARQTAQIKQAAGLGENCFRPEREAEILRRVIARNQGPLSGQEMARLFREIMSACLALETPLVIAYLGPEGTFTEAAALKHFGHSVKTQPLMAIDEVFREVEAGTAYYGVVPVENSTEGAVTHTLDRFLVSPLQICGEVELRIHHHLLSRNQTIAEVNRLYAHQQTLAQCREWLDAHLAGCERIPVSSNGEAARRAGDESDCAAIASDRAREIYGLHALATNIEDEPGNTTRFLVIGSQAVVASGNDKTSLLVSGPNRSGLLYDLLSPLAEYGISMTRLESRPSRRQLWEYVFFIDVEGHIDDSNLTTALATLKERASFLKLLGSYPRAVI
- the hisC gene encoding histidinol-phosphate transaminase; the encoded protein is MAESLFYQLAAAGVQGLTPYQPGKPIEELEREYGVRGAVKLASNENPLGPSPMAIDAIYGVLGESGRYPDGNGFALKTALSQCLGIPANQITLGNGSSDLLEFAARVLISPEHEVIYSQYCFALYPLLIQILGAKGHAVPAKGFGHDLEAMVKAVNSQTRLVYIANPNNPTGTWLHSDELEAFLAALPEHVLVVLDEAYYEYVNEAQYPYSLAWMSRYPNLMITRTFSKIYGLAGLRIGYGVSHPDLADLMNRVRPPFNVNSLALAAATAALQDHDHLQRSRKVNQAGMAQLTMAFTALGLDYIPSVANFVTVDVKQSGDKVYENLLRHGVIVRPMTGYGLPRHVRVTVGREEENARFIQVLETVLEEFR
- a CDS encoding prephenate dehydrogenase encodes the protein MIRRLCILGVGLIGGSLALALKQAKGVGEVVGYERDPIARDKALSLGIIDRAELDLAEALRGADVVVLAVPLGAMEELLQAMAPSLKPGMVVTDVGSVKGSVVASARAKLGEYIVDFVPGHPIAGTERNGPEAAFADLFCLHKVLLTPLPESRAVAVRMVRMMWHQVGAEVIETSISHHDRMLAGTSHLPHILAYTLIDMLAKLGETQEALQFAAGGFRDFSRIASSDPSVWRDICLANKEPLLALLERFRTELHGIGEAIHRGDGAKLAEIFARAKAVRDTHYKR
- the aroA gene encoding 3-phosphoshikimate 1-carboxyvinyltransferase, whose amino-acid sequence is MQPIEEVSQDTMAFVVAPGGALRGRLRVPGDKSISHRAIILGALAEGITQITGFLEGEDTLATLQAFRDLGVSIEGPEGGRVKIHGVSLQGLRAPEKPLYLGNSGTSVRLLAGLFAGQSFDVILRGDESLSRRPMRRVCDPLARMGAFIETTAQGTPPLHIHGGQSLYGIEYAMPMASAQVKSSLLLAGLYASGRTCVVEPAPTRDHSERMLAGFGYPVEREGAKVCIQGGGTLHGTVVEIPADISSAAFFMVGAAIGKGSDILLEHVGINPTRTGIIDILRRMGAEIEIRETGVVGGEPVAAIRVRASRLHGINIPEDLVPLAIDEFPALFIAAACAEGETVLAGAGELRVKESDRIQVMADGLQALGISAQPTADGIIIQGGELQGGEVHSHGDHRCAMAFAMASLVAKGPIIIRDCANVATSFPGFLELACGAGLAIRHGK
- a CDS encoding HAD family hydrolase, with amino-acid sequence MSPYKLIVFDWDGTLMDSEARIVASMRSAIHDLSFPFREDAQLRNVIGLGLPEALAMLYPEGDKVMKNALVERYRHYYLSADLTPSQLFEGVEELLGKLHEQGYLMAIATGKGRSGLDRVLPEVGVAHYFCTSRCADETASKPNPRMLLEIMAQTQARPEETLMVGDTEYDLLMAKYAGTDALAVSYGVHEKTRLQQCGPIGCVDSVTALEGWLSAGPAYAARNASCRHG
- the cmk gene encoding (d)CMP kinase, translating into MSKEIPVITVDGPSGSGKGTLAQQLAQHLEWHYLDSGAMYRVLALAADKHGIAPNAPKQLETLAQNLDVRFISGLEGMPARVFLEGSEVSDSIRREECGNAASKIAALAEVRGALLMRQRAFRKAPGLVTDGRDMGTVVFPEADLKIFLTASPYERARRRYKQLKEKGIGANLKNLEKEIAERDRRDCERNIAPLKSADDAIILDSTNLAIKEVFQQVLPWLSGKNT
- the rpsA gene encoding 30S ribosomal protein S1, giving the protein MGESFAELFEESQADMPMAPGSIVTGTVMEIRSDVVIVNAGFKSEGVISAEQFRDEKGNLNISEGDLVEVALEAIEDGFGETRLSRQKAKEARVWNDLEGAFEAGETITGVLTGKVKGGFTVDLNGVRAFLPGSLVDARPVRDTAYLESKELEFKLIKLDRRRNNIVVSRRAVMEAEYSAEREALLSSLEEGKTVKGVVKNLTDYGAFVDLGGLDGLLHITDMSWKRIKHPSEVVNIGDDITVQVLKFDRERQRVSLGLKQMGEDPWKDLARRYLDGTRLFGKVTNVTDYGCFVEIEEGVEGLVHMSEMDWTNKNIHPSKMVQVGEEVEVMVLDIDEERRRISLGMKQCLPNPWEEFAHRYNKDDRVAGEIKSITDFGIFVGLEGGIDGLVHLSDISWSASGEEIIRDYKKGDQVEAVVLAIDPERERISLGVKQLEDDPFSSYIATCPKGSIVKGIVKVVDTRGAVIELAEGVEGHLRASEIARERIDDARTSLNVGDSIEAKFTGIDRKNRVITLSVRAKDVEEEAEAIKEYSGTGAEAASTTLGDILKEQMERQEEEG
- a CDS encoding integration host factor subunit beta encodes the protein MTKSELIERLAQRQALLSYRDVELAVKMLLEVMSQALAQGERIEIRGFGSFSLHYRPPRSGRNPKTGDAVPLSSKYVPHFKPGKELRERVDRGESI
- a CDS encoding Mth938-like domain-containing protein; this encodes MKFSLDERTDVYTVSAYGSGYVEFRIPVSSEKEPERLQGEGLKENRGRQKICRNVVVSPGRLQEWSPASFSELEKAHFQAFLEMEPEVVVVGTGEQSHFLSPRLIEPLLRHQIGVEFMDTAAACRTYNILVGEGRRVVAALFIIRQP